A single Cryptococcus neoformans var. grubii H99 chromosome 7, complete sequence DNA region contains:
- a CDS encoding CCR4-NOT transcription complex subunit 3, with protein sequence MALRKLQAEIDRTLKSVATGVEVFEATFDKLNYATNTTQKDKLENDLKTQIKKLQRMRDQIKAWLGNGDIKDKTALLENRRLIETQMERFKALEKETKMKAFSKEGLIAQSKLDPAEKAKRDMIDWIGSTTDELSRQIEQTEAEVESLQMGKKKKQAGERLDELEELNERREWHIGRLEVVQRMLENGQLTVGDVEDIQEDVKYFLEANMEEDFDFDNGIYDELNLQDEEDFHDYLHEHPSATDEPEPEPEPIASAPVPKTPAKEKEDKKATPHRLSKSESRDKEEEIPPSPMVVKKTPSRKTTLDKDKKDKKDKEKEDKERKDLEREEKEREERSSSSQPTPSKPVPLPPIKYAAAAAAAVGGTVSASAPSQTSLSAPSENSRDETVASPDEIAAAPISSSLPPPPPGLSRSPSQAATPQVSSPGTPGLQSHAPSIGTGAADVATPSQAPGSAIPPPGYPLPPSSSSAESSRAAAQAQVAAEQAQAQAQAQAQALAQAQAQAQTQSQLSAAQIQAQLQAAQDVQGQAGVMGNLMQSFEVAKEISKRRSDDANELHAALEDSFANAPQQMDAEPPRYYHPQNPIKTPSYYPQSRLPILEDKSIYSRLELDQLFYIFYYMTGTYEQWLAARELKKQSWRFHKQYLTWFQRAHNPQAITSDYEQGGYYYFDWENSWCQRRKSDFRFEYRWLSDH encoded by the exons ATGGCGTTAAGAAAGCTGCAAG CGGAAATCGACCGCACCCTTAAATCGGTCGCCACGGGTGTGGAGGTGTTCGAAGCTACCTTCGACAAACTCAACTATGCCACCAATACAACCCAGAAGGACAAACTCGAAAATGATCTCAAGACCCAAATTAAAAAATTGCAGCGTATGCGAGATCAGATCAAGGCTTGGCTCGGTAACGGCGACATCAAAGACAAGACGGCGTTGCTCGAGAACAGGCGGTTGATTGAAACCCAGATGGAAAGGTTCAAGGCACTAGAAAAAGAAACCAAGATGAAGGCTTTCTCCAAGGAAGGGTTGATCGCCCAGTCTAAGCTGGATCCTGCAGAAAAGGCTAAGCGAGATATGATTGATTGGATCGGATCAACTACCGACGAACTATCAAGACAAATCGAGCAGACAGAGGCAGAAGTCGAATCTCTCCAgatgggcaagaagaagaagcaggcTGGAGAGAGGCtggatgagcttgaagaattaaatgagaggagagaatggCATATCGGAAGACTGGAGGTTGTCCAGAGGATGTTGGAAAACGGACAACTAACAGTTGGAGATGTCGAGGACATCCAAGAAGATGTCAAATACTTCCTTGAAGCGAACATG gaagaagactttGACTTTGACAACGGTATCTACGACGAACTCAATCTtcaagatgaggaagactTCCACGATTATCTCCACGAACATCCGTCCGCAACCGATGAGCCCGAACCCGAACCCGAGCCCATTGCCTCCGCACCGGTACCAAAAACCCCTGCtaaggaaaaagaagacaagaAAGCCACCCCTCACCGGTTGTCTAAATCTGAATCTCGagacaaggaggaggaaatcCCTCCCAGTCCTAtggtggtgaagaagacgcCCTCAAGAAAGACAACCTTGGAtaaggacaagaaggacaagaaggacaaagagaaggaagacaaggagCGTAAGGATCTCGAGcgggaagaaaaagagagggaagaaaggtcCTCAAGCAGTCAACCTACTCCTTCCAAACctgttcctcttcctcccatcaAGTAtgctgccgctgctgccgccgccGTCGGGGGTACAGTTTCTGCTTCTGCGCCATCTCAAACAAGTCTCTCCGCTCCCTCTGAAAATTCCAGGGATGAGACTGTTGCTTCTCCAGATGAAATAGCTGCCGCCCCAATCTCTAGCTCGTTACCCCCACCACCTCCCGGACTTTCGCGTTCGCCTTCCCAGGCTGCTACTCCCCAAGTCTCTTCCCCTGGGACACCGGGCCTTCAATCTCATGCGCCAAGCATTGGCACCGGAGCAGCTGACGTGGCTACTCCCAGTCAAGCACCCGGAAGCGCTATCCCTCCTCCAGGCTATCCTCTgccaccatcttcatcttctgccGAGTCTTCTCGTGCAGCTGCCCAAGCTCAAGTTGCCGCTGAACAAGCTCAGGCACAGGCTCAGGCTCAAGCCCAAGCACTCGCCCAGGCCCAAGCTCAAGCACAGACTCAAAGCCAGCTCTCTGCTGCCCAGATCCAAGCCCAATTGCAGGCTGCTCAAGACGTTCAAGGTCAAGCTGGAGTCATGGGTAATTTGATGCAAAGCTTTGAAGTCGCTAAAGAGATTT CCAAGCGACGTTCAGACGATGCGAACGAGTTGCATGCCGCTTTAGAAGATAGTTTTGCTAACGCTCCTCAACAAATGGACGCTGAGCC TCCTCGCTATTACCACCCTCAAAACCCCATCAAAACTCCATCATACTATCCTCAGTCTCGGCTTCCTATACTCGAAGACAAGTCTATCTATTCTCGTCTCGAACTTGACCAATTATTCTACATCTTCTACTATATGACTGGCACATACGAACAATGGCTCGCCGCTAGGGAATTGAAAAAGCAAAGTTGGAGGTTCCATAAGCAATATTTGACTTGGTTCCAGCGAGCGCACAACCCGCAAGCCATTACAAGTGATTATGAGCAAGGAGGATATTATTATTTCGATTGGGAGAACAGTTGGTGtcagaggagaaagagtgATTTCAGGTTTgaa TACCGATGGTTATCAGATCACTAg
- a CDS encoding ubiquitin carboxyl-terminal hydrolase 22/27/51: MATPPSRIFDRTDTSICPHLSALLSTPSASSRKPGASGANGNTLGFPPGSKGAEIEKRFVDVVKWGALPQGVKRRKTTSPGCYTCKTPLSRPWACLTCPYIGCMPLLGKGVNEKDCMKRHWKSSGRKCAFAVDPSTGTIFCEACGDTTYPDTFESLYLITRIRVEESNDHSREPGLVGGKGRGRGEWKSWNPNNIAALNEREVVRTSCRGLRPLLNLSQTCFLSAVLQALVHNPLLKAYFLSDKHNRHVCTNGGKGLLVGKPFLGVENRPGAVGSDRERGCMCCEMDKAFEEFYNEDKSPFGPITMLYAMWHASTELEGYGQQDAHSFFLAALDQIHAHAKGQLSSCNCIAHQTFAGSLQSSVTCSKCSKTSNTVDPILDIQLDFPPPSVPSSASSSSDSSAFGPSTNGQADQLTLAGMLRKFCAPERVGDPGGKGYECSGCGGGVGVVAMRKLGVKKLAPVLSFQLKRFAHSSATTSVKIESHVRFPSTLDMRPYVESSSSSKSGTDRKEKELPDSLYIYDLFAVVTHEGKLDNGHYWADVRDGEGWWHCDDDKVTPTSLSAVLAQRAYMLFYVKRSIAYAQPMSRLLTGGSTGGSTGTNGA, translated from the exons ATGGCGACCCCTCCATCCCGCATATTTGACAGAACTGACACATCTATATGCCCTCATTTGTCCGCTCTTCTCAGCACACCGAGtgcttcttcaagaaaGCCTGGCGCATCAGGGGCCAATGGAAACACTCTAGGGTTTCCACCGGGGTCCAAAGGAGCTGAGATTGAGAAAAGATTTGTGGACGTTGTCAAATGGGGAGCTTTACCGCAAGGTGTTAAGCGACGTAAG ACCACGTCTCCGGGCTGTTATACTTGCAAAACTCCTCTTTCCAGGCCATGGGCGTGCCTTACTTGTCCATACATTGGCTGTATGCCGCTTCTGGGCAAAGGAGTTAATGAGAAAGATTGTATGAAGAGACATTGGAAGAGCAGCGGAAGGAAATGTGCTTTTG CTGTTGATCCCTCTACCGGTACCATATTTTGTGAAGCTTGTGGGGACACAACTTATCCTGATACTTTCGAGTCACTTTACCTTATTACTCGGATCCGGGTTGAAGAGTCAAACGATCATTCACGCGAACCAGGGTTGGTTGGTGGTAAGGGACGGGGGAGAGGCGAATGGAAATCGTGGAACCCGAATAATATTGCGGCGCTCAATGAGAGAGAGGTGGTGAGGACAAGTTGTCGTG GTCTGCGGCCCCTTCTTAACCTATCTCAAACATGTTTCCTCTCGGCCGTTCTTCAAGCACTTGTCCATAATCCGCTTCTCAAAGCATACTTTCTCTCAGACAAACACAATCGACATGTGTGCACGAACGGTGGCAAAGGCCTTTTGGTCGGGAAGCCGTTCTTAGGCGTAGAGAACAGGCCAGGTGCAGTGGGAAGTGATAGAGAGAGGGGATGCATGTGCTGCGAAATGGATAAGGCTTTTGAAGAG TTCTATAACGAGGACAAGTCGCCTTTTGGACCTATCACAATGCTTTACGCCATGTGGCACGCGAGCACAGAGCTCGAAGGTTACGGTCAGCAAG ATGcccattctttcttcctcgctgCGTTGGACCAAATCCATGCCCATGCCAAGGGTCAGCTATCCAGCTGTAACTGCATTGCCC ATCAAACCTTTGCGGGCTCCCTCCAATCTTCCGTTACCTGCTCTAAATGCTCCAAAACCTCCAACACTGTCGATCCAATTCTCGACATCCAACTCGACTTCCCACCTCCTTCTGTTCCTTCATCagcatcctcatcctccgaCTCATCGGCTTTTGGCCCGTCCACCAATGGGCAAGCCGATCAACTAACATTAGCGGGCATGCTACGCAAGTTTTGTGCGCCAGAGCGTGTTGGAGATCCTGGAGGGAAAGGATATGAATGTTCTGGATGTGGGGGCGGCGTGGGCGTAGTGGCCATGAGAAAATTGGGAGTGAAAAAGCTTGCTCCAGTGTTGTCATTCCAACTCAAG CGTTTTGCCCATTCATCCGCCACTACATCCGTCAAGATCGAATCCCATGTCCGATTTCCATCCACCCTCGACATGCGTCCTTATGTAgagtcttcttcatcttctaaAAGTGGCACGGAcagaaaggagaaagaattACCAGACTCGCTGTACATATACGATCTGTTCGCAGTTGTCACTCATGAGGGCAAGCTGGATAATGGGCATTATTGGGCGGATGtgagggatggagaggggTGGTGGCAttgtgatgatgataagG TTACTCCTACATCTCTCTCTGCTGTATTGGCGCAGAGGGCGTACATGTTGTTTTACGTCAAACGGTCCATAGCCTATGCCCAGCCGATGTCAAGGTTGTTGACTGGTGGCAGCACTGGCGGCAGCACTGGTACCAACGGTGCATAA